The Mycobacteriales bacterium genome has a window encoding:
- the mltG gene encoding endolytic transglycosylase MltG gives MPDRGLAAIGFDHGDMPGPPTPRPRRRLAAPLALGVAIVLIVSLSAVGLAAGVHGLSHLFGTPDYSGAGYGRVVVAVVSGETATQIGQALDADGVVASVQAFTDAANNDPRSRLIAPGYYLLHKHMKASLALDLLLAPGSAVGRVIIPEGFTVAEILARLAARTSISRAALAAAAADPSALGLPGYSGGRLEGFCFPATYDFPPGTTATAALRAMVAKFTAVAAQLELTTGAARLGQSPYTVLSIASIVQREGFKAADLPKIARVFDNRLARGMPLQSDATLYYVLGPNHGPLTAVDLTDASPYNTRIHAGLPPTPIANPGTAALQAALDPAPGPWLYFTTMDKAGDTAFETTYAQHEQDAAIAASRGIH, from the coding sequence ATGCCTGACCGCGGGCTCGCCGCCATCGGGTTCGACCACGGAGACATGCCCGGGCCGCCGACTCCCCGACCGCGACGGCGCCTCGCCGCCCCGCTCGCCCTCGGGGTGGCCATCGTGCTCATCGTGTCGCTGTCCGCGGTCGGTCTGGCGGCCGGCGTGCACGGCCTGTCGCACCTGTTCGGCACCCCGGACTACTCCGGCGCGGGATACGGCCGGGTCGTCGTCGCGGTCGTCTCGGGGGAGACGGCCACCCAGATCGGCCAGGCGCTGGACGCCGACGGGGTGGTCGCCAGCGTGCAGGCGTTCACCGATGCGGCCAACAACGACCCGCGCTCCCGGTTGATCGCACCCGGGTACTACCTGCTGCACAAGCATATGAAGGCGAGCCTCGCCCTCGACCTGCTGCTCGCGCCGGGTTCCGCCGTCGGCCGGGTGATCATCCCGGAGGGTTTCACCGTCGCGGAGATCCTCGCCCGGCTCGCGGCCCGGACTTCGATCAGCCGGGCCGCCCTCGCCGCCGCCGCCGCCGACCCGTCGGCGCTCGGGCTGCCCGGCTACTCCGGCGGCCGGCTCGAAGGTTTCTGCTTCCCGGCGACCTACGACTTCCCACCGGGGACCACCGCGACGGCCGCGTTGAGAGCGATGGTGGCGAAGTTCACCGCGGTCGCCGCCCAGCTCGAACTGACCACCGGTGCGGCGCGGCTCGGCCAGTCGCCCTACACGGTGCTGAGCATCGCCTCGATCGTCCAGCGGGAAGGTTTCAAGGCAGCCGACCTGCCGAAGATCGCCCGGGTCTTCGACAACCGGCTGGCCCGTGGGATGCCGCTGCAGAGCGACGCGACGCTCTACTACGTGCTCGGCCCGAACCACGGTCCGCTCACCGCCGTGGACCTGACCGACGCCAGCCCCTACAACACGAGAATCCACGCCGGGCTGCCCCCGACGCCGATCGCGAATCCGGGCACGGCCGCGCTCCAAGCGGCGCTGGATCCCGCCCCCGGCCCGTGGCTGTACTTCACCACCATGGACAAGGCGGGGGATACGGCGTTCGAGACGACGTACGCCCAGCACGAGCAGGATGCGGCGATCGCGGCCAGCCGCGGCATCCACTGA
- a CDS encoding shikimate dehydrogenase, with translation MLGRPIAHSLSPVLHRAAYAALGLGWTYRAVDCGVVELPATLHRLAADHAGVSLTKPLKLAAAGLVGSSDPIAAEVGAVNTIVFNGAEPSAWIGYNTDVAGVVAAVRETGVEVTGAPALVLGAGGAARAAVTALIRLGADPITVCARRMEAAVEVAALGGAAAGWAAAPRLVTGARLVVSTVPPAAAEELAGAGWPASAAVVDVIYQGWPTGLGRLAGAAGAPVVGGLAMLVAQAAEAVRLMTGREPPVAAMREAGERALSSKH, from the coding sequence GTGCTCGGCCGCCCCATCGCGCACTCGCTGTCGCCGGTGCTGCACCGGGCCGCCTACGCCGCGCTCGGTCTGGGCTGGACCTATCGCGCCGTCGACTGCGGCGTCGTCGAGCTGCCGGCAACCCTGCACCGGCTGGCCGCCGACCATGCCGGCGTCTCGCTCACCAAGCCGCTGAAGCTGGCCGCGGCCGGTCTGGTCGGCTCGTCGGATCCGATCGCGGCGGAGGTCGGGGCGGTGAACACGATCGTCTTCAACGGCGCGGAGCCGTCGGCCTGGATCGGCTACAACACCGACGTCGCCGGCGTCGTCGCCGCGGTGCGCGAGACCGGCGTCGAGGTGACCGGCGCCCCGGCGCTGGTGCTCGGCGCGGGTGGCGCCGCCCGGGCGGCCGTGACGGCCCTGATCCGGCTCGGGGCAGACCCGATCACGGTGTGCGCCCGCCGGATGGAGGCAGCCGTCGAGGTCGCAGCCTTGGGCGGGGCCGCCGCGGGCTGGGCGGCGGCGCCGCGGCTGGTGACCGGCGCGCGTCTGGTCGTCTCGACCGTGCCACCGGCCGCGGCGGAGGAGCTGGCCGGGGCGGGCTGGCCGGCGAGCGCTGCGGTCGTCGACGTCATCTACCAGGGTTGGCCGACCGGGCTCGGCCGGCTGGCCGGGGCCGCCGGTGCGCCAGTGGTGGGCGGCCTGGCCATGCTCGTCGCCCAGGCGGCGGAGGCGGTCCGGCTGATGACCGGCCGGGAACCGCCGGTGGCGGCGATGCGGGAGGCCGGGGAGCGTGCGCTCAGCAGCAAGCACTGA
- a CDS encoding Rv2640c family ArsR-like transcriptional regulator, with the protein MPKPLPVLDVRSPVCCAPIGAERTGDDAALQVALRLKALADPVRIRLMSILLTGPEACNGDLAGAVGLTDATVSHHLGQLLAAGLVERERRGMNVYYRAVRPALGALCRVIDPDCC; encoded by the coding sequence GTGCCGAAGCCGCTGCCGGTCCTCGACGTCCGATCGCCGGTCTGTTGCGCCCCGATCGGCGCGGAGCGCACCGGGGACGACGCCGCGCTCCAGGTGGCGCTGCGGCTCAAGGCGCTGGCCGATCCGGTGCGAATCCGGCTGATGTCGATCCTGTTGACCGGGCCGGAAGCGTGCAACGGCGACCTGGCGGGTGCGGTGGGCCTCACCGACGCCACCGTCAGCCACCATCTCGGGCAGCTGCTCGCCGCCGGGCTGGTCGAGCGCGAGCGGCGCGGGATGAACGTCTACTACCGCGCGGTCCGGCCAGCGCTCGGTGCGCTGTGCCGGGTCATCGACCCGGACTGCTGCTGA
- a CDS encoding ArsI/CadI family heavy metal resistance metalloenzyme has protein sequence MSRLQLALNVDDIEESVAFYTRLFGTEPAKRRPGYANFAIAEPPLKLVLLENPGRGGSLNHLGVEGSSAELATQLARLTERGFRPDEELNTTCCYAVQDKFWLTAPDGERWEHYTVLADSDPAPTVDGTACCATG, from the coding sequence ATGTCCCGGCTTCAGCTGGCACTCAACGTCGATGACATCGAGGAGTCGGTGGCGTTCTATACCCGGCTCTTCGGCACCGAGCCGGCCAAGCGCCGCCCCGGGTACGCGAACTTCGCGATCGCGGAGCCGCCGCTCAAGCTCGTGCTTCTGGAGAATCCCGGCCGCGGCGGATCGCTGAACCACCTGGGTGTCGAAGGGTCCAGCGCCGAGCTGGCGACCCAGCTCGCCCGGCTGACCGAGCGGGGATTTCGTCCCGACGAGGAGCTGAACACCACCTGCTGCTACGCGGTGCAGGACAAGTTCTGGCTGACCGCACCGGACGGCGAGCGCTGGGAGCACTACACCGTGCTCGCCGACAGCGACCCCGCGCCGACGGTCGATGGAACGGCCTGCTGCGCCACCGGGTGA
- a CDS encoding aquaporin translates to MNGFARKALAEFLGTALLVATVVGSGIFVTGLTGDPALRLLTNALVTGAMLVALIVALGPVSAAFNPWVTLAERIFGAIRTGEAVGFAVAQTVGGIAGTVLANLMFSRPAIAISTHARTGSGRWLSEGLTTFGLLLVVFGVVRSGRRAHVGYAVGCYVTASYFFAATGFSNAAVTIARMFSDTFAGIAPRSVPGFLVAQLIGTVAAVAAVRALYPQARELAVELTR, encoded by the coding sequence GTGAATGGGTTCGCCCGCAAGGCGCTCGCCGAGTTCCTCGGCACCGCCCTGCTCGTCGCGACGGTCGTCGGCTCGGGAATCTTCGTCACCGGACTGACCGGGGACCCCGCGCTGCGGTTGCTGACCAACGCGCTGGTAACCGGCGCGATGCTCGTGGCGCTGATCGTCGCACTCGGTCCGGTGTCGGCCGCCTTCAATCCCTGGGTGACGCTGGCCGAACGGATCTTCGGGGCGATCCGCACCGGCGAGGCCGTCGGGTTCGCCGTCGCCCAGACCGTGGGCGGGATCGCCGGAACGGTGCTCGCGAACCTGATGTTCTCCCGACCGGCGATCGCCATCTCCACCCACGCCCGGACCGGGAGCGGGCGGTGGCTGTCCGAGGGACTGACCACGTTCGGGCTGCTGCTCGTCGTGTTCGGCGTGGTCCGGTCCGGCCGCCGGGCCCACGTCGGCTACGCCGTCGGCTGCTACGTCACCGCCAGCTACTTCTTCGCGGCGACCGGCTTCTCCAATGCCGCGGTCACGATCGCCCGGATGTTCTCCGACACGTTCGCCGGGATCGCGCCGCGGTCCGTGCCGGGGTTTCTCGTCGCTCAGCTGATCGGCACCGTGGCCGCGGTGGCCGCGGTCCGGGCCCTGTACCCGCAGGCCCGGGAGCTCGCCGTGGAGCTGACCCGGTAG
- a CDS encoding CPBP family intramembrane glutamic endopeptidase, whose protein sequence is MVGPVFRAPPGWPPPPPGWLPPEGWQPDPAWPPAPAGWQFYLPEAEHPPAAPVGASERIVLRREILVVLAFFPLPYIVSAVAGLAQALSGQSRARFPVVVAGHPVASAVLLALDLLAAFAPVLLIWYLLGRSGESLRAIGWDRTRPRSDAGWSLLLWPGTFVVNAVVGVWIVRTFPHAAFTLPTGHRLALVYLLPGLLAAANAGFVEEFVVTGYLLHRLEQLGVSRRRALAISVAVRTSYHVYYGISALVMVPLGLLFGGFWQRKGRLIPIVAAHALYDALLLGVAIGVTGH, encoded by the coding sequence ATGGTCGGCCCGGTCTTCCGCGCGCCGCCGGGCTGGCCGCCGCCACCGCCGGGGTGGCTACCGCCCGAGGGCTGGCAGCCCGACCCCGCCTGGCCGCCGGCGCCGGCCGGGTGGCAGTTCTACCTGCCCGAAGCCGAGCACCCGCCGGCGGCGCCGGTCGGCGCGTCGGAGCGGATCGTCCTGCGCCGCGAGATCCTCGTCGTCCTCGCCTTCTTCCCGCTTCCCTACATCGTCAGCGCGGTGGCCGGCCTGGCCCAGGCGCTGTCCGGCCAGTCCCGCGCCCGATTCCCGGTCGTCGTCGCCGGGCACCCGGTCGCCTCCGCCGTGCTGCTTGCCCTCGACCTGCTCGCCGCCTTCGCCCCGGTGCTGCTGATCTGGTACCTGCTCGGCCGGAGCGGCGAATCGCTGCGCGCGATCGGTTGGGACCGCACCCGGCCGCGCTCGGACGCCGGCTGGTCGCTACTGCTCTGGCCGGGCACCTTCGTGGTCAATGCGGTGGTCGGGGTCTGGATTGTGCGGACGTTCCCGCACGCCGCATTCACGCTGCCCACCGGCCACCGGCTCGCCCTGGTCTACCTGCTGCCCGGTCTGCTGGCCGCGGCCAACGCCGGCTTCGTCGAGGAGTTCGTCGTCACCGGATACCTGCTGCACCGGCTCGAGCAACTGGGGGTCTCCCGCCGGCGCGCCCTTGCGATATCGGTGGCCGTGCGGACGAGCTACCACGTGTACTACGGGATCAGCGCGCTCGTCATGGTCCCGCTCGGCCTGCTTTTCGGGGGATTCTGGCAGCGCAAGGGCCGGCTGATCCCGATCGTGGCCGCGCACGCGCTCTACGACGCGCTGCTGCTCGGGGTCGCGATCGGGGTGACCGGACACTAA
- a CDS encoding roadblock/LC7 domain-containing protein — protein sequence MSDSASRSGRLQIAITELLQQAPEIEAAAVVSFDGLPMASALPASMDEDRVAAMSAALLSLGERAAEGLGRGELSQVYIEGDNGTVFLVSADNEAVLVAVASRGAKVGMMLFEVRRAAVAVADALRAADPVTAVGGPAEPAVVEAEESFGTVEHPSYEPAASWPTYATNGAVAAVPADPTSWS from the coding sequence ATGTCCGACTCCGCCAGCCGCTCGGGCCGGCTCCAGATCGCCATCACCGAGCTGCTCCAGCAGGCTCCGGAGATCGAGGCCGCCGCCGTCGTGTCCTTCGACGGGTTGCCGATGGCCTCCGCCCTGCCGGCCAGCATGGACGAGGACCGGGTCGCCGCAATGAGCGCGGCCCTGCTCTCGCTCGGCGAGCGTGCGGCCGAAGGCCTGGGTCGCGGCGAGCTGTCGCAGGTCTACATCGAGGGTGACAACGGCACCGTCTTCCTGGTATCCGCCGACAACGAGGCCGTCCTAGTCGCGGTCGCCAGCCGCGGGGCCAAGGTCGGGATGATGCTCTTCGAGGTGCGCCGCGCGGCTGTCGCGGTCGCCGACGCGCTGCGTGCCGCGGACCCGGTCACGGCTGTGGGGGGGCCGGCGGAGCCGGCCGTCGTTGAAGCCGAAGAGTCGTTCGGCACCGTGGAGCACCCGTCCTACGAGCCGGCCGCAAGCTGGCCGACGTATGCCACGAACGGCGCGGTCGCGGCCGTGCCCGCCGATCCCACCAGCTGGTCCTAA
- a CDS encoding DUF4388 domain-containing protein, with translation MRLEGSLDAFSLPDIFVLLSMTKKSGALHLTRPGVAGVVHFTAGSITGGCSDLSRQALGRRLAAGGLIDDATLSEAVDRVEADPSLGLARVVQQLSVLDDSVLHEAIGEQITDTVFDMLRWPDGDFAFVVDEANPDDVGVTRGVDEVVADARGRLESWARVSATIPSPAAVVSLALGVQVDASVSRDEWAVLALVDGRRSVAEVCRLGGRGEYAVVSTLAELVERGLVRTDDDEGVAAIARRQSLLSRLESVDPPSAASESAEPAVEPPVSQASRLPADPEPVPESMVESMVESIVEDVTHFESDGRSEVTPTRPEPFLPRRRPEHAEDVPVQIGRRVSAPVSPSAGSPVAAAAGNAAVATAPAAVIERDPGVNKSLLLRLIAGVRGL, from the coding sequence GTGAGACTGGAAGGCTCGCTCGACGCCTTCAGCCTGCCGGACATCTTTGTTTTGCTGTCCATGACGAAGAAGTCCGGCGCGCTGCACCTGACTCGGCCCGGCGTGGCCGGCGTCGTGCACTTCACCGCGGGTTCGATCACGGGTGGCTGCTCCGACCTTTCCCGCCAGGCCCTCGGCCGCCGGCTCGCCGCCGGTGGTCTGATCGACGACGCCACGTTGAGCGAGGCGGTCGATCGGGTCGAGGCAGACCCGTCGCTGGGGCTCGCCCGGGTCGTTCAGCAGCTGTCAGTGCTCGACGACTCCGTGTTGCACGAGGCGATCGGCGAGCAGATCACCGACACGGTTTTCGACATGCTCCGTTGGCCTGACGGCGATTTCGCATTCGTCGTCGACGAAGCCAACCCGGACGACGTGGGAGTCACCCGCGGGGTGGACGAGGTGGTCGCCGACGCGCGCGGCCGGCTCGAATCATGGGCCCGGGTCTCGGCCACGATCCCCTCGCCGGCCGCCGTCGTTTCACTCGCGCTCGGCGTCCAGGTGGATGCCAGTGTGAGCCGTGACGAGTGGGCGGTCCTCGCCCTGGTGGACGGTCGCCGCAGCGTCGCCGAAGTCTGCCGGCTGGGTGGGCGCGGGGAGTACGCCGTTGTGTCGACGTTGGCCGAGCTGGTCGAACGCGGGCTCGTGCGCACCGACGACGACGAGGGGGTCGCGGCGATCGCCCGTCGCCAGTCCCTGCTCAGCCGCCTGGAGAGTGTGGATCCGCCGTCGGCGGCCTCGGAATCTGCGGAGCCTGCGGTCGAGCCGCCGGTCTCGCAGGCGTCCCGGCTCCCGGCCGATCCCGAGCCGGTGCCCGAGTCGATGGTCGAATCGATGGTCGAATCGATCGTCGAGGACGTCACCCACTTCGAATCCGACGGTCGGTCGGAGGTCACCCCGACCCGGCCGGAGCCGTTCCTTCCGCGCCGGCGCCCGGAGCACGCGGAGGACGTCCCGGTGCAGATCGGCCGTCGGGTCAGCGCGCCTGTTTCCCCAAGTGCCGGCAGCCCGGTTGCCGCTGCCGCGGGGAACGCCGCTGTCGCGACCGCGCCCGCAGCGGTCATCGAACGCGATCCGGGTGTCAACAAGAGTCTGCTGCTCCGGCTCATCGCCGGGGTCCGGGGGTTGTGA
- a CDS encoding ATP/GTP-binding protein: MTTRARRRGTGTAVKIVVTGPFSAGKTTLIRTISEITVLSTEKDITDGTRSRKSETTVAMDFGRITIDRDLVLYLFGTPGQDRFDFMWEILGEGMLGYIVLVDASRPDSLEEAVGILSAFRRMARVPFVVALNRAEGLDEDDEARVRAALSLAPDVPVVPCDALDRESVKAVLLALLYAVVDSLESPAAVQA; encoded by the coding sequence TTGACGACACGTGCGCGCCGCCGCGGAACCGGCACTGCGGTCAAGATCGTCGTGACCGGGCCGTTCTCTGCCGGGAAGACCACGCTGATCCGCACGATCAGCGAGATCACCGTCCTCTCGACGGAGAAAGACATCACCGACGGGACCCGCTCGCGCAAGAGCGAGACGACCGTCGCGATGGACTTCGGTCGGATCACCATCGACCGTGACCTCGTCCTCTACCTGTTCGGTACGCCCGGGCAGGACCGGTTCGACTTCATGTGGGAGATCCTCGGCGAAGGGATGCTCGGCTACATAGTTCTCGTCGACGCTTCCCGGCCGGACTCGCTCGAGGAGGCGGTCGGGATCCTGTCGGCGTTCCGCCGGATGGCGCGGGTGCCCTTCGTCGTCGCACTGAACCGGGCGGAGGGCCTCGACGAGGACGACGAGGCGCGGGTCCGCGCCGCGCTGTCACTAGCACCAGATGTGCCGGTCGTGCCCTGCGATGCCCTCGATCGCGAGTCGGTCAAGGCCGTGCTGCTCGCGCTCCTCTACGCGGTCGTCGACTCGCTGGAGTCCCCGGCGGCCGTACAGGCCTGA
- a CDS encoding sugar transferase, whose protein sequence is MTQLTSLHAPRQAGERISSGPPWLRRFRRKLVILDAFAGVAGSVAVVLVRYDGRGVDVAGTDARLLAVLLGAAWVGVLAGSGGYERRVLGVGSEEFRRVVGSAVRLLCGLVLLGFVDKADLSRSVIVATVVTVCGLSLGLRWLARKELHRARRRGRCLHRTLLVGSASDVAAMVVRLRRVPYAGYSVVAACLPGAPGGLTDIDAVPVIGVDLGIAEAAEAAGADTIAVLGDGGLGDGGLRRLGWSLESSRVDLLVAPGLLDVAGPRLGIRSVEAVPLLEIERPTFGGPRRIAKGAFDRIGAVLGLLVLALPLAALAAAVRLSSPGPAFFRQVRVGQDGRTFRIWKLRTMIVDAERSHAAAHLGNDADGLLFKLRRDPRVTPLGAWLRRWSLDELPQLLNVASGEMSLVGPRPPLPSEVAAYGDDVRRRLLVKPGLTGLWQVNGRSDLPWEECVRLDLFYVENWSFPMDLVIILRTLAAAVRGSGAY, encoded by the coding sequence TTGACCCAGCTCACCTCACTGCACGCCCCGCGGCAGGCCGGCGAGCGGATCTCGTCGGGGCCGCCGTGGTTGCGCCGGTTCCGCCGCAAGCTGGTCATCCTGGACGCCTTCGCCGGGGTCGCCGGGTCGGTCGCCGTCGTGCTCGTCCGCTACGACGGCAGGGGCGTGGACGTCGCCGGGACGGATGCCCGGTTGCTCGCGGTCCTCCTCGGCGCGGCCTGGGTCGGTGTCCTGGCCGGCAGTGGCGGCTACGAGCGGCGGGTCCTCGGGGTGGGCAGCGAGGAGTTCCGCCGGGTCGTCGGCAGCGCGGTCCGGTTGCTCTGCGGGCTGGTGCTGCTCGGCTTCGTGGACAAGGCCGACCTGTCGCGCAGCGTCATCGTGGCGACCGTCGTGACCGTCTGCGGACTGTCCCTGGGACTGCGCTGGCTGGCCCGCAAGGAGCTGCACCGAGCCCGGCGCCGGGGTCGGTGCCTGCACCGGACCCTGCTCGTCGGATCGGCGTCGGACGTGGCCGCGATGGTGGTGCGGCTCCGCCGGGTGCCCTACGCCGGGTACTCGGTGGTCGCCGCCTGCCTGCCCGGTGCTCCCGGCGGTCTCACCGACATCGATGCCGTGCCCGTCATCGGGGTAGATCTGGGGATCGCGGAGGCCGCCGAGGCCGCCGGAGCGGACACGATCGCCGTGCTCGGGGACGGGGGCCTCGGCGACGGTGGGCTGCGGCGGCTGGGGTGGAGCCTGGAGAGCAGCCGGGTCGACCTGCTGGTGGCCCCCGGGCTCCTGGACGTGGCCGGCCCTCGGCTCGGCATCCGCTCGGTCGAAGCGGTGCCGCTGCTCGAGATCGAGCGTCCCACCTTCGGCGGACCCCGCCGGATCGCCAAGGGGGCCTTCGACCGGATCGGTGCCGTGCTGGGCCTGCTCGTGCTAGCCCTCCCGCTTGCTGCCCTGGCGGCCGCCGTCCGGTTGAGCAGCCCGGGACCGGCGTTCTTCCGCCAGGTCCGGGTCGGCCAGGACGGACGCACATTCCGGATCTGGAAGCTGCGCACGATGATCGTCGACGCCGAGCGCTCTCATGCCGCCGCACACCTCGGGAACGACGCCGACGGGTTGCTTTTCAAGCTGCGCCGCGACCCGCGAGTGACGCCGCTCGGGGCCTGGCTGCGGCGCTGGTCCCTCGACGAGCTCCCGCAGCTGCTCAACGTCGCCAGCGGGGAGATGTCCCTGGTCGGACCGCGGCCCCCGCTGCCGAGCGAGGTCGCAGCCTACGGCGACGACGTGCGCCGTCGACTGCTCGTCAAGCCGGGCCTGACCGGGCTGTGGCAGGTCAACGGTCGATCCGACCTGCCGTGGGAGGAATGCGTGCGGCTCGACCTGTTCTACGTGGAGAACTGGTCGTTCCCGATGGATTTGGTGATCATCCTACGGACATTGGCCGCCGCCGTCCGTGGGAGCGGTGCCTACTGA
- a CDS encoding glycosyltransferase, which produces MTVSHNAERAGYCLRRVCVIIPTFRPTLTLVERVAALSTRYEVVVLDDDPGGAGASEVLARIGCLRAVTLLRNHTNLGIAATLNRGVRHGLQTGCEGVVTLDQDTDIGPVFVEQLLAHAGSPDLGVIGPGNIDGVAYGSEVRAGLQEPYEILQSGMYIPAGTFARVGLFDEGLFIDSVDTDFCLRVRDAGLKVYAVVGLDMQHQLGGSRKRSFRRGRYRPVATDHPPFRWYYIIRNRLVVLRRYGARYPRWALVSFRRLVVAVALALTVEQGRMRKLLAMAWGAYHALVGRAGPAPQRISRDVRTC; this is translated from the coding sequence GTGACCGTTTCGCATAACGCCGAGCGCGCCGGTTACTGCCTTAGACGCGTCTGCGTCATCATACCGACATTCCGGCCTACCCTCACGCTGGTGGAACGGGTGGCAGCCCTGTCCACACGCTACGAGGTGGTTGTTCTCGACGATGACCCGGGCGGAGCCGGCGCATCCGAGGTGCTCGCGCGGATCGGCTGCCTCCGGGCGGTCACGCTACTGAGAAACCACACCAACCTTGGGATCGCAGCGACTCTCAATCGCGGAGTGAGGCACGGCCTGCAAACTGGCTGCGAGGGTGTCGTGACGCTCGACCAAGACACTGATATAGGGCCGGTGTTCGTGGAACAACTACTCGCGCATGCCGGGTCGCCGGACCTAGGTGTCATCGGGCCGGGGAACATCGATGGCGTGGCGTACGGATCGGAGGTAAGGGCAGGTCTTCAGGAACCATACGAAATTCTTCAATCCGGTATGTACATACCTGCGGGCACCTTCGCCCGGGTAGGTTTGTTCGACGAAGGACTATTCATCGACTCGGTGGATACCGACTTTTGCCTGCGTGTTAGGGACGCAGGACTAAAGGTGTATGCCGTGGTGGGCCTGGACATGCAACACCAGCTTGGTGGTTCACGAAAGCGAAGCTTTCGTCGCGGACGGTACCGCCCGGTGGCCACGGATCACCCGCCGTTTCGTTGGTACTACATCATCCGAAATCGTTTGGTGGTTCTGCGGCGATACGGTGCGCGCTATCCGAGATGGGCCCTGGTGAGCTTTCGGCGGCTGGTCGTGGCGGTGGCGCTGGCTCTAACCGTGGAGCAGGGTCGGATGCGCAAATTGCTCGCGATGGCCTGGGGGGCGTACCACGCTCTTGTCGGCAGGGCCGGGCCCGCGCCGCAAAGGATCAGCCGTGACGTGCGAACCTGCTGA